CGCTGCTGCTGATCTTCCTGTTCTGGCCGTGGGAGTTCAAGCCGGCGGATGGGCAAGGCGACTTCCTGTACTCGCTGACCACCCCGCTGTACGGCCTGACTTTCGGTCTGTCCATCCTGTCGATCGCCATCGGCGCGGTGCTGTTCCAGAAAAGATTCATCCCCGAAGAGATTTCAATCCAGGAACGACATGACGGCGCGTCTCGCGAGATCGACCGCAGGACGGTCGTGGCGAACCTGACCGACGCCTTCGAGGGTTCGACGATCCGACGACGCAAATTGATTGGACTGTCTGTCGGCATGGGCCTGGGCGCGTTCGGGCTCGGCACCCTGGTCGCGTTTGCCGGTGGCCTGATCAAGAACCCGTGGAAGCCGGTCGTCCCCACCGCCGAGGGCAAAAAGGCGGTGCTCTGGACGTCTGGTTGGACCCCCCGCTACAAGGGCGAGACGATCTATTTGGCGCGCGCCACCGGCACGGATGCCGGACCACCGTTCATCAAAATGCGCCCGGAAGACATGGACGCCGGCGGAATGGAGACCGTCTTCCCATGGCGGGAGTCCGACGGCGACGGCACCGACGTCGAATCACACCACAAGCTGCAGGAAATCGCGATGGGTATACGCAATCCGGTGATGCTCATCCGGATCAAACCCAGCGACCTGGGCCGCGTGGTCAAACGCAAGGGCCAGGAGAGCTTCAACTTCGGCGAACTCTTCGCGTTCACCAAGGTCTGCTCACACTTGGGTTGCCCCTCATCGCTGTACGAGCAGCAAAGCTACCGAATCCTGTGCCCTTGTCACCAGTCGCAGTTCGACGCATTGCATTTCGCCAAGCCGATCTTCGGTCCGGCGGCCCGCGCGTTGGCGCAACTGCCCATCACGATCGACAGCAACGGGTATCTGGTCGCCAACGGTGACTTTGTCGAGCCCGTCGGGCCAGCATTTTGGGAGCGCACAACAACATGAGTCCAAAACTGAGTCCCCCGAAAATCGGTGATGTCCTGGCGCGTCAAGCCGAA
The nucleotide sequence above comes from Mycobacterium decipiens. Encoded proteins:
- a CDS encoding ubiquinol-cytochrome c reductase iron-sulfur subunit, which codes for MSDGSNPKDGAKDAAAQREPDESALAAMSNQELLALGGKLDGVGIAYKEPRWPIEGTKAEKRAERSVALWFLLGGAFGVALLLIFLFWPWEFKPADGQGDFLYSLTTPLYGLTFGLSILSIAIGAVLFQKRFIPEEISIQERHDGASREIDRRTVVANLTDAFEGSTIRRRKLIGLSVGMGLGAFGLGTLVAFAGGLIKNPWKPVVPTAEGKKAVLWTSGWTPRYKGETIYLARATGTDAGPPFIKMRPEDMDAGGMETVFPWRESDGDGTDVESHHKLQEIAMGIRNPVMLIRIKPSDLGRVVKRKGQESFNFGELFAFTKVCSHLGCPSSLYEQQSYRILCPCHQSQFDALHFAKPIFGPAARALAQLPITIDSNGYLVANGDFVEPVGPAFWERTTT